From the genome of Agromyces badenianii:
GTGGCCTCTGTCGTCTTCGTCGTCGGCGCCGTCGCCGAGGTCGGCGAAGCGCTCTTCAGCAACATCTGCCTGTTCGTCGCCATCTACTCGGTGGGGGCGTGGGGGCGCAGCCGGCGCTGGGCGACGATCGTGCGAGGGATCATCGTGGTCGCCATGTTCGCGTGGCTGTTCTGGGGGCTCATCTACTTCTCGGCCGTGCAAGACCACCTGCCCGACTTCTCGCGCGAGGGCGTGCTCTCGCCGTATCTCGCCTACGGGCTCATCAACGTGCTGACGAACCTGCTCTACTTCGGCGGCGCATGGTACTTCGGCGACAATGCCTACCGCTCGGCGAGGTCGCGGGCCGAACTCGAACAGCGCACCGCCGAGCTCGCCTCCGAGCGCGAGCGCACGCGGGCGCAGGCCGTCGCCATCGAGCGGCTGCGCATCGCGCGCGAACTGCACGACGTCGTCGCCCACCACGTCTCGGTGATCGGCGTGCAGGCCGGTGCCGCCCGGCGGGTGCTCGCGAAGGACCCCGACGCCGCAGCGACCGCCCTCTCGTCGATCGAGGCGAGCGCCCGCGACGCCGTCGACGAGCTGCACGGGTTGCTCGGCACCCTTCGAGGCGACTCCGACACCGCGGCATCCACTCTGCTCGACGACGCACTCGGCCTGCCCGGCGGCAGCGACGTCGAGGCCGCGACGACGAGCACCTCGACCCGCGGCATCGAGCGCATCGACGAACTCGTGGCCGAGTGCGCCGCGAACGGCCTGCCGACCACGCTCGCGGTCGTGGGCGAGGCGGTTCGGGTCTCGGCGGTCGTCGACCTCAGCGCCTACCGCATCGTGCAAGAGGCCCTGACGAACGTGCGCAAGCACGCCGGCGCGGCCGCGACGGCCGAAGTGCGGGTGCGCTGGGCCGACGAGTCGGTCGAGGTCGAGGTGACGAACACGGGCGTGGTGCGACACGCGCAGGCCGATTCGGCGATGGATGCCGGGGGCCGCGGCCTCGGCCAATTGGGCATGCAGGAGCGGGTCGCCGCGGCCGGCGGCCGCCTCGAGCTCGGCCCCCGGGCCCGCGGCGGATACCTCGTGCGCGCGCAGTTCCCGCTGCGCCGGGTCGAGGAGGTGCCGGCGTGAGCATCCGCGTGCTCGTCGTCGACGATCAGAGCCTCGTGCGCGGCGGGTTCCGCACGATCCTCGACTCGGAGGACGGCATCGAGGTCGTGGGCGAGGCCGCGAACGGCGAGGAGGCCGTGGCCGCGGTCGCCGCGCTCGCACCCGACGTCGTCTGCATGGACGTGCAGATGCCGGGCATGGACGGACTCGAGGCCACCCGGCGCATCACGGCCGACGAGGCATCCGCTGCCGCCGTGCTCGTGCTCACGACGTTCAACCGCGAGGACTACCTCTTCGCCGCGCTCGAGGCGGGCGCGAGCGGATTCCTGCTGAAGAACTCGAGCCCCGAGCAGCTGATCGATGCCGTGCAGGTGGTCGCGCGGGGTGATGCGCTGTTGTCGCCCGATGTCACCCGGCGCGTGATCGAGGCGGTCGCGAGGCGAAACCCGTCGACGGAGCCGCCGGGTCCGGTGGTGCCGCCGGCGCCAACAGCGCCGATACCACCGATGCGGCCGAGTGCCGTC
Proteins encoded in this window:
- a CDS encoding response regulator, giving the protein MSIRVLVVDDQSLVRGGFRTILDSEDGIEVVGEAANGEEAVAAVAALAPDVVCMDVQMPGMDGLEATRRITADEASAAAVLVLTTFNREDYLFAALEAGASGFLLKNSSPEQLIDAVQVVARGDALLSPDVTRRVIEAVARRNPSTEPPGPVVPPAPTAPIPPMRPSAVGRAPAEPGVEHPRPAALDTLTEREREVLEHLAAGISNAAIAERLWVGEATVKTHVSKVLMKLGLRDRVHAVVYAYEHGVVRPRR
- a CDS encoding sensor histidine kinase produces the protein MTTTATPPVVDGVEWVRPRPGPRALRNDLILALVLAAGTTASVLLYRITGWGEGAPWWASVIWVVAMTLPLAARRRWPELVALVASVVFVVGAVAEVGEALFSNICLFVAIYSVGAWGRSRRWATIVRGIIVVAMFAWLFWGLIYFSAVQDHLPDFSREGVLSPYLAYGLINVLTNLLYFGGAWYFGDNAYRSARSRAELEQRTAELASERERTRAQAVAIERLRIARELHDVVAHHVSVIGVQAGAARRVLAKDPDAAATALSSIEASARDAVDELHGLLGTLRGDSDTAASTLLDDALGLPGGSDVEAATTSTSTRGIERIDELVAECAANGLPTTLAVVGEAVRVSAVVDLSAYRIVQEALTNVRKHAGAAATAEVRVRWADESVEVEVTNTGVVRHAQADSAMDAGGRGLGQLGMQERVAAAGGRLELGPRARGGYLVRAQFPLRRVEEVPA